A genomic segment from Zygotorulaspora mrakii chromosome 1, complete sequence encodes:
- the GCV2 gene encoding glycine decarboxylase subunit P (similar to Saccharomyces cerevisiae GCV2 (YMR189W); ancestral locus Anc_6.277): protein MLRSQVSSVLRKASFPGRLSRRVFRQTQLLHTTRAYCGPQVAIVNSLQYEKIYRPDPKMLDRPLDSFARRHLGPSPKNVAYMLKTMGYEDLDGFVNSLVPPDILKKRPLLLEAPAEGFGEQEMLEHMEQIANKNKYKVKNLIGKGYYGTILPPVIQRNLLESPEWYTSYTPYQPEISQGRLESLLNFQTVISDLTGLPVANASLLDEGTAAGEAMLLSYNLSRRKKTKYVIDSRVHPQTKSVLLTRAHPFDIELIEIDTSHVENALEVLKDPKVAGCLVQYPATDGSILSGEVLSSFAEVLHANKGLFSVASDLMALTLLKPPADFGADIVLGSSQRFGVPMGFGGPHAAFFSVVEKLNRKIPGRIVGVSKDRLNKPALRLALQTREQHIKRDKATSNICTAQALLANVAANYCVYHGPEGLKDIAERIYGMTTILANAIQSKFSKFSISNKNWFDTLTIDLNGNSSSKAILNKALEKYNMNLFAVDENIVSLSLDETTTREDLVNLVKIFTDSSDVTKFISEGNEFPVFPKQYARFDKILTDPVFNTHHSETAMLRYLHRLQSRDLSLANSMIPLGSCTMKLNSTVEMMPITWPQFGNIHPFQPVDQVEGYKELLSSLERDLCTITGFDGISLQPNSGAQGEYTGLRVIRSYLESKGESHRDVCLIPVSAHGTNPASAAMCGMKVVPVNCLTDGSLDLSDLKLQADKYKDNLAAVMITYPSTYGLFEPGIQNAFKVIHENGGQVYLDGANMNAQVGLTSPGDLGADVCHLNLHKTFSIPHGGGGPAGAPIGVKSHLIPHLPKHDVVDIVTAVKSEYSIDSVGSAPYGNPLVLPISYAYIKMMGREGLPFSSVIAMLNANYMMTRLKNHYNILFISQESKNRHCAHEFIIDLREYKKKGVEAIDVAKRLQDYGFHAPTLAFPVPGTLMVEPTESENLEELDRFVDSMIAIKGEIEAFIAGEPKGQVLKNAPHSLEDLVSEDWSARGYTREEAAFPLAFLKNNKFWPPVARLDDAYGDMNLMCTCPSVLEVANDDA, encoded by the coding sequence ATGCTGAGATCACAAGTGTCCTCAGTGTTGCGTAAAGCCTCGTTTCCCGGAAGGCTATCTCGGCGGGTGTTTCGCCAAACACAGCTGCTCCATACTACGAGAGCTTATTGTGGCCCACAAGTTGCGATTGTGAACTCTCTACAATATGAAAAGATCTATAGACCTGATCCAAAAATGCTAGATCGTCCCTTGGATTCCTTTGCAAGACGCCATCTCGGACCTAGCCCAAAGAACGTTGCGTATATGTTGAAAACCATGGGTTACGAAGATTTAGACGGGTTTGTTAATTCTCTGGTGCCAcctgatattttgaagaagaggcCCTTGCTATTGGAAGCGCCAGCCGAGGGGTTTGGTGAGCAGGAAATGTTGGAACATATGGAACAGATCGCGAATAAAAATAAGTATaaagtcaaaaatttaatcGGGAAAGGTTATTATGGTACGATTCTTCCTCCAGTAATCCAAAGGAATTTATTAGAGAGCCCAGAGTGGTACACTTCGTATACTCCATATCAACCGGAAATATCCCAAGGCAGATTAGAATCTTTATTGAACTTTCAAACTGTGATCTCTGATCTGACCGGTCTGCCTGTTGCCAACGCATCTCTGTTGGATGAAGGTACGGCAGCAGGTGAGGCCATGCTGCTTTCATATAATCTGTCTAGAAGGAAGAAGACCAAGTATGTGATTGATTCCAGGGTTCACCCGCAAACAAAGAGTGTGCTACTTACAAGAGCACATCCATTCGATATCGAACTGATAGAAATTGATACATCCCATGTTGAGAACGCCCTTGAAGTATTAAAGGATCCCAAGGTCGCAGGGTGTTTGGTGCAGTATCCTGCTACTGATGGTTCAATACTTTCTGGTGAAGTTCTATCAAGTTTTGCTGAAGTTTTACATGCCAACAAAGGGTTGTTTTCTGTCGCTTCTGATTTGATGGCCTTGACTTTACTGAAACCACCTGCAGATTTTGGAGCTGATATTGTTTTAGGATCTTCTCAGAGATTTGGTGTTCCAATGGGGTTCGGCGGACCGCATGCAGCATTCTTTTCTGTTGTCGAGAAATTAAACAGAAAGATTCCAGGAAGAATTGTCGGAGTTTCGAAAGATCGTTTGAATAAGCCAGCTTTGCGTTTGGCTTTACAAACAAGAGAACAGCATATCAAGCGTGATAAGGCCACATCAAATATTTGCACAGCACAAGCGTTATTAGCGAATGTCGCTGCAAATTATTGTGTTTATCATGGGCCCGAGGGTTTAAAAGATATTGCAGAGAGAATTTATGGCATGACAACAATTTTGGCAAACGCCATTCAATCTAAATTTTCGAAGTTTTCTATAAGTAACAAAAATTGGTTTGACACGTTGACTATTGATTTGAATGGTAACTCCTCATCTAAAgcaattttgaacaaagCACTAGAGAAATATAACATGAATCTGTTTgctgttgatgaaaatattgtaTCGTTATCGCTAGATGAAACAACTACGAGAGAAGATTTAGTAAATCTGGTAAAAATATTCACAGACTCTTCCGATGTTACCAAGTTCATATCGGAGGGAAATGAATTTCCTGTATTTCCTAAGCAATATGCTCGTTTTGACAAGATTTTGACCGATCCAGTCTTCAATACGCATCACAGCGAAACCGCTATGCTAAGATATTTACACCGGTTGCAATCTCGTGACTTATCATTGGCAAACTCTATGATTCCCCTGGGTTCTTGTACAATGAAGTTGAATTCTACTGTGGAAATGATGCCTATTACTTGGCCtcaatttggaaatattcATCCTTTTCAGCCTGTGGATCAAGTCGAAGGATATAAAGAATTACTGTCTTCATTAGAGAGGGATTTATGTACAATTACTGGGTTTGATGGAATTTCGCTTCAGCCAAACTCTGGTGCACAAGGTGAATACACTGGTTTGAGGGTTATTAGATCTTATTTGGAAAGTAAAGGTGAATCACATCGTGATGTATGTTTAATTCCTGTATCTGCACATGGAACTAATCCGGCATCCGCTGCTATGTGTGGCATGAAAGTGGTACCTGTGAACTGCCTAACTGATGGTTCGCTAGATCTATCTGATTTGAAGCTCCAGGCTGACAAGTATAAGGACAATCTTGCTGCGGTTATGATTACTTATCCTTCTACCTATGGTTTATTTGAGCCAGGTATACAAAATGCTTTCAAAGTCATCCATGAAAATGGTGGTCAAGTTTATTTGGACGGTGCTAATATGAATGCACAGGTCGGGCTGACTTCGCCGGGAGATTTGGGGGCAGATGTCTGTCATTTGAATCTACACAAGACTTTCTCCATTCCTCATGGCGGTGGAGGTCCTGCAGGTGCTCCAATTGGTGTGAAATCTCATTTAATTCCACATCTACCAAAGCATGatgttgttgatattgttaCGGCTGTCAAGAGTGAATATTCAATTGACTCTGTGGGATCTGCTCCTTATGGTAATCCTTTAGTTTTACCAATCTCATATGCATACATCAAAATGATGGGCCGTGAAGGTTTGCCCTTTTCCAGTGTTATAGCCATGCTAAATGCTAACTATATGATGACaaggttgaaaaatcattacaacattcttttcatttcgcAAGAGAGCAAAAACAGGCATTGTGCTCATGAGTTTATTATAGATTTAAGGGAATATAAAAAGAAGGGTGTTGAAGCGATTGATGTTGCCAAAAGATTGCAAGACTACGGATTTCATGCGCCAACATTAGCATTCCCAGTTCCCGGGACTCTAATGGTCGAGCCTACAGAATCAGAGAATTTAGAAGAATTGGATAGATTTGTTGATTCGATGATTGCAATCAAAGGGGAAATTGAAGCCTTCATTGCAGGGGAACCAAAGGGTCAGGTATTAAAAAACGCACCACATTCCTTAGAGGACTTGGTTTCAGAAGATTGGTCTGCCAGAGGGTATACCCGTGAGGAAGCTGCCTTTCCTTTAGCATTTCTTAAAAACAATAAATTCTGGCCTCCGGTAGCAAGGCTAGATGATGCATATGGGGACATGAATTTGATGTGTACATGTCCTTCTGTACTTGAGGTCGCGAATGATGACGCGTAA
- a CDS encoding uncharacterized protein (similar to Saccharomyces cerevisiae YPL247C; ancestral locus Anc_6.276) yields the protein MDTSRGSKRSSISFGSYQRQPGHGVPGGYDSGMFSYGPLGGSGSGIGAGASAGGSHYANRSPMYSPLDYSQPIFPPNGYTNLHQFRNSSGGDAAVVCEYEANYPLFAVDWSLGDYVCFGSYLEGNKNRLQVIKTDDLLTWDKVAECSVTFPVSNIQWQPGGTHSSKFATCSDSLRIWNMNEEDNTLQERINLSVCKYNKQQNVNAVAAASTTSATGAPSTSTSALKSSPKNSNINDSQGTTAGHLSLLGELPPITSFHWNPIDTNLLISCSIDTTCIVWDLQSSTYVKTQLIAHDSEVFDVRFLTQSTQLFASCGGDGSVRVFDLRCLAHSTIIYEPNAPLENSQSNVSSESVGAIASVHQGADYDNSSKALLRLEPSPFDPNVIATFALDSQSILILDMRNPGSPILTLQGHNAAVNQIKWHPTRRNVIISCSDDCQVLYWDLHQWLDSVADSNSNTENPETAVTKSPAKSPFSNSNSSSITGLSSDNADPAVSKWSTKNNSQWLDTPAMYYANKGQEINNIIWRPQGGEWLGAISAKRFQNIRI from the coding sequence ATGGACACTTCACGAGGCTCTAAGCGCAGTTCCATATCGTTCGGCAGTTACCAGAGGCAGCCCGGACACGGTGTGCCTGGAGGTTATGATAGCGGCATGTTTTCGTATGGACCACTTGGTGGCAGCGGATCGGGTATTGGCGCTGGCGCTAGTGCGGGTGGGTCGCATTACGCGAATAGATCACCAATGTACTCTCCCTTGGACTATTCTCAACCGATATTCCCACCTAATGGATACACGAATCTTCATCAGTTTAGGAATTCAAGCGGCGGAGATGCTGCTGTGGTTTGCGAATATGAAGCTAACTATCCATTGTTCGCCGTAGATTGGAGTTTAGGGGATTACGTTTGTTTTGGATCGTATCTGGAAGGGAACAAAAACAGGCTACAAGTTATAAAAACAGATGATTTGTTGACATGGGATAAAGTTGCGGAATGCAGTGTTACATTTCCAGTAAGCAATATACAATGGCAGCCCGGTGGAACGCATTCCAGTAAGTTTGCAACATGCTCGGATTCTTTGCGGATATGGAACATGAATGAAGAGGATAACACGCTACAAGAACGAATTAATTTATCAGTCTGTAAATACAACAAACAGCAGAATGTCAATGCGGTGGCAGCAGCAAGTACAACGTCTGCTACCGGAGCACCATCGACATCTACATCAGCATTAAAGTCATCGCcgaaaaattcaaatattaaTGATTCCCAAGGAACTACTGCTGGACATTTAAGTTTGCTGGGTGAACTTCCGCCAATAACATCGTTTCACTGGAACCCGATAGATACCAATCTTTTAATTTCATGTTCTATAGACACTACCTGTATCGTATGGGATCTGCAAAGCAGCACGTACGTCAAAACACAACTGATTGCACATGACAGTGAAGTATTCGACGTACGATTCCTCACGCAATCCACACAATTATTTGCTAGTTGCGGTGGTGATGGCAGTGTGAGAGTGTTTGATCTCAGATGCCTTGCGCATAGCACGATTATTTACGAACCAAATGCCCCCCTCGAAAACTCACAATCTAATGTCAGCTCGGAGTCGGTGGGTGCTATCGCATCGGTTCATCAAGGCGCAGATTACGATAATTCTTCCAAGGCGCTTTTACGCTTAGAACCATCACCATTTGATCCGAACGTAATTGCAACTTTTGCGCTGGATTCGCAGTCCATTCTAATCCTCGATATGAGAAACCCCGGCTCCCCGATCCTCACACTACAGGGTCACAACGCAGCGGTGAATCAAATCAAATGGCACCCCacaagaagaaatgttATCATATCCTGCAGTGATGATTGTCAAGTACTATATTGGGACCTCCATCAATGGCTAGATTCCGTGGCAGATTCCAACAGCAACACTGAAAACCCTGAAACAGCAGTAACGAAATCTCCCGCAAAGTCTCCCTTCTCTAATTCAAACTCATCTTCAATAACAGGGCTGTCAAGCGACAATGCGGACCCGGCAGTATCCAAGTGGAGTACCAAGAACAACTCACAATGGCTCGATACGCCAGCCATGTACTACGCCAATAAGGGTCAAGAAATAAATAACATTATCTGGAGACCACAAGGCGGCGAGTGGCTCGGTGCAATAAGTGCCAAACGATTTCAGAACATCAGAATCTAG